From the Octopus sinensis linkage group LG28, ASM634580v1, whole genome shotgun sequence genome, one window contains:
- the LOC115225714 gene encoding zinc finger protein 135-like isoform X1, translating to MSEELGISSYDCDIFKESFLEESKFNQHKQIHSGEQPYTCDICGKSFLNGSHLTRHKRIHTGEKPFPCDICGKSFPENSGLTKHRRIHTGEKPYSCDICCKSFSNDSHLTRHIRTHTGERPYPCNICGKSFSDDSSLTKHKRIHTGEKPFPCDICGKSFTEKSGLTKHKRIHTGEKPFHSDISGESFSHSLDIHKQIHTGDKEYHCDICAKSFSQAVYLTRHKHIHIGEQPYRCDICGKSFSQTANLTTHKRVHTGEQPYHCDICGKSFSKKGILSTHILTHTGLKPYHCDICSKSFTQKHHLIRHKLCKGRNCCITFLQKDKLVPQKNLYT from the exons ATGTCGGAAGAATTAGGAAtatcatcatatgactgtgacatctTCAAAGAATCATtcttagaagaaagtaaattcaatcaacacaaacaaattcattcaGGGGAACAACCATAtacttgtgatatctgtggtaaatcattcttaaaTGGCAGTCACTTAACtcggcacaaacgtattcatacaggggagaaaccatttccttgtgatatatgtggtaaatctttcccTGAAAACAGTGGCTTGACTAAACacaggcgtattcatacaggggagaagccatattcctgtgatatctgttGTAAATCATTCTCCAATGACAGTCACTTAACTCGacacatacgtactcatacaggagaaagaccttatccctgtaatatctgtggtaaatcattttctgatgaCAGCAGCTTAACTAAacataagcgtattcatacaggagagaaa ccatttccttgtgatatatgtggtaaatctttcactgaaaagagtggcttaactaaacacaagcgtattcatacaggtgagaaaccatttcactctGATATCtctggtgaatcattctctcatagcttAGATATTCACAAACAAATCCATACAGGAGACAAAgaataccactgtgatatctgtgccaAATCATTCAGTCAGGCAGTTTACTTAACCAGACACAAGCATATTCATATAGGTGAgcaaccatatcgctgtgatatctgtggcaaatcattcagtCAGACAGCTAACTTAACgacacacaaacgtgttcatacaggtgagcaaccatatcactgcgatatctgtggcaaGTCGTTTTCTAAAAAGGGTATCTtaagtacacacatacttactcaTACTGGgctaaaaccatatcattgtgatatctgcagtaaatcattcacACAAAAACATCACTTAATTAGACACAAGTTATGCAAAGGACGCAATTGTTGTATAACATTCCTTCAGAAGGACAAGCTTGTACCTCAGAAAAATCTCTACACATGA
- the LOC115225714 gene encoding zinc finger protein OZF-like isoform X2, translated as MSEELGISSYDCDIFKESFLEESKFNQHKQIHSGEQPYTCDICGKSFLNGSHLTRHKRIHTGEKPFPCDICGKSFTENSGLTKHKHIHTGEKPYHCSICSKSFSHDSHLIRYIRIHTGEKPYPCDICSKSFSDDSSLIKHKRIHTGEKPFPCDICGKSFTEKSGLTKHKRIHTGEKPFHSDISGESFSHSLDIHKQIHTGDKEYHCDICAKSFSQAVYLTRHKHIHIGEQPYRCDICGKSFSQTANLTTHKRVHTGEQPYHCDICGKSFSKKGILSTHILTHTGLKPYHCDICSKSFTQKHHLIRHKLCKGRNCCITFLQKDKLVPQKNLYT; from the exons ATGTCGGAAGAATTAGGAAtatcatcatatgactgtgacatctTCAAAGAATCATtcttagaagaaagtaaattcaatcaacacaaacaaattcattcaGGGGAACAACCATAtacttgtgatatctgtggtaaatcattcttaaaTGGCAGTCACTTAACtcggcacaaacgtattcatacaggggagaaaccatttccttgtgatatatgtggtaa atcTTTCACTGAAAACAGTGGCTTaaccaaacacaaacatattcatacaggggagaagccatatcactgtagtatctgtagtaaatctttctctcacgACAGTCACTTAATTCGatacatacgtattcacacaggagagaagccttatccctgtgatatctgtagtaaatcattttctgatgaCAGTAGCTTAATTAagcacaaacgtatccatacaggggagaaaccatttccttgtgatatatgtggtaaatctttcactgaaaagagtggcttaactaaacacaagcgtattcatacaggtgagaaaccatttcactctGATATCtctggtgaatcattctctcatagcttAGATATTCACAAACAAATCCATACAGGAGACAAAgaataccactgtgatatctgtgccaAATCATTCAGTCAGGCAGTTTACTTAACCAGACACAAGCATATTCATATAGGTGAgcaaccatatcgctgtgatatctgtggcaaatcattcagtCAGACAGCTAACTTAACgacacacaaacgtgttcatacaggtgagcaaccatatcactgcgatatctgtggcaaGTCGTTTTCTAAAAAGGGTATCTtaagtacacacatacttactcaTACTGGgctaaaaccatatcattgtgatatctgcagtaaatcattcacACAAAAACATCACTTAATTAGACACAAGTTATGCAAAGGACGCAATTGTTGTATAACATTCCTTCAGAAGGACAAGCTTGTACCTCAGAAAAATCTCTACACATGA